The sequence TCACTTATCAACCAGTACTTGCGCCGCGCACTACCCACCACGCCTGCGAGCTTCGTTAGGTGCGCCGGTATTAGTGCACTCTGACACTCCCCCACAGCCCCGCCCATAGCGGGGCGCGGAGGGATTGATCCTGCATCAGGGTGATGCACTCTGATGCACCTGGAGCCTGTTTTGCTAGTCGTTAGTGACGGTGCGCCAAACCGAATTACTGCACCGAAACTGAGATTTTAAAAACTGATGCATGCAGCTAAAACGTACCTAAGTCGACGAAGGCTCGTGGAGCATTAAATTGTTATCTAGCTTTTCATTTTTTCTGACATATGCATCCCACGCTTAAATAGATCGAGTAGTTGCTCAACTTTCGTCAAAGTATCTCCATCATATTGAAATGCTCCAACCATGTTAATAGCCAAACGCTTCATTTGAGACTCATCGTCTAGAATGGCAATTAATTTCTTGTAAGTTTCCCCGTTCGCAAGAGTGGCGATGTCGTTACCCAGCAGGCATACCCCAGCACGGACCGGATCATACTCCGCGGCCTCAAGAATGCTAAATTCATCGCCATATAATCGATCCATATTTCCTGCGTTCCCATAATTCTGCATAATTTGGTACAAATCTTGAGCATCCTTAGAATTGACCAAACCCCGATCTACCCAAGCAAATAATTTTAGTATCGAAAGTCCTGCTAAAGATGCCACACGAACAGTTTGATTGGGAGATACCTCGACTTCTTCGGTTGCTTTTAACACTTCGCCATACCCCGTAACGTTCATCATGACGGACATGTCTGGAGGCCAAGCAATAATATTATCCGATTCTTCGACGCCACCGAATGGAACAAGATCAAACGGATAACCTTCCTCGAATCCGGTATTTTGACTTCTAAAAAACATTCGATGGTTCATTCTTTGTGATGCGTAAAAGCCGTCTATTTGTATCAGTCTGGTTTTTATATTTTCGAATTGCTCCCAATCCTTAACAGCAATAGCAAAATCGACATCGGACGTTGCACGGCGAACGTCCATTCCAAATACGTGGGTAAGGAGAATGTCTCGAGCAGTGGCGCCAACAATAAAATAGTCAACGTTACATTCTTTTGTTACGCGCGCGACTGTTCGTAAAATCGTTAAGGTAAGTGGGTCTAATGGACGATCAGTTTTTACAGATAGCATTGTCAATATTTCTTTCTTTGATCATTTTGGCCACTTCGATATTTCGAGGTTCTAATGATGCAATGAGATCTGCGTATATCAAAATAGGAGGGGCTATATCTTGGTATTTGTTTTCTGTCGAAGACCTCCAAAATTTCTCAAGAATTTCGATTGGTCCTTCTGGATCGGGTAATAATCTGAACTTTTTTATGAGGAGCGGTAACTCAGTCGCCATCGCACTTTTTTTTATATAAAGTGTCTGTGTGGCAGGATGAAGATATTTTGTAAGACGTTGAGCACCAACTTCCCCCCCCCAACATACGTCCAAGCCATCAAACTGCATATCCTTCCACCAATTGGTGTCAGGTGATCGAAATCTTCGCGGATTGAGTTTAGGACGTAACGTAATCGGATAGTTGATTACCCACTCATTAAGTAGCCGTGATGGATCGAGAAGTTTTCGGTCGTTTTTTTTGCCAGAATCTATCAATAGCCCACGTTTCGCTAAATCAGAAAATACAGTGCCTACAGCTCCTAATGCAATGTCTGCCTCCTCTACGATCTCTCTGTATGAGGCTTGTAGCAATTTTGGTTGACATAGCAACGCAAAAATCATTCTCATTGTTGTTGGATTGTTGGTTGTACGTTCAATCGATGTTTGACTGGTCAAGCCTTTCAGGCCCTTTATGAAGACATATAATCCAGGCGCATTTAGATAAGCGTTTCCTGCAGCATCTATGAACTCTAGATTTACGGTGCGACAGTAGTCAGCCATTTCCGCGCTCAAATATGGTGCAATCAGAAGCCCTTTAGGTGTTAACTTTTCAAGTTGTGCTTTCACATTAGCAACGATTATCTTTCGGTCCACGGCGGATTTGCACTCAACAATGTATTCATATTGTTGATCACCTGCCTGAAGTTCTATGACTGCATCGGCACGGTAATCGGGGCTGATTATTTTTTGAGTTTCAAGAATATGGCCTATGAGACCAGCGTTGCTTTCTAGTGCGGAAAGCGCTGCTTTCGTAAATTCGGCTTCTTTGTAAGAAAAATCATTGATTGATGCCATATCGCGCCTTATGTTCAAAAAAATAATATTTTCACGTAACGTGAACAGTATTATATTGCGAACAAATCATTTCCAGTTCAAGAAATAAATATATTCACGTTACATGAACAATTAAAATATATGAACAAAATAAGCTGCAGCTTGTAAAGCTGGAGATCTTCACGCCCTCTCAGCGAGAACTTATGGAGCGTTCCATCTTACTTTTCGGACCTGTGCAAATCTTTCGCTCGTATTTGCGTGTATCTTGCCAGCATCTTCCAATCTTTATGGCCCGATACAAGGGCGACTTGCTCAACACGGTACCCTTGTTCAAATAGACGTGAAACTCCCTCGTGCCTTAAGTCATGAAATCTCAGGTCAATAATGTTTTGAGCTTTGCAAGCGCGAGGGAAAAGACTACTAATTGTTCCATCAGTCACTGGAAAGATACGTAGATCACCTGTACGCGGTTGTCGCATAGCAATAGTAAATGCGTCATTTAGTAACGGGACCTCTTGATCATTACCCATTTTTTCTTGTGGATGCTTCCGATCTCGGATAATGATGGTTCTGTCGATTTCGTTTAGGTCGCACCACTTTAGGTTAATGATTTCTCCCGCACGCATAGCGGTTGCCATTGCAAAATGGATTAAATCAGGCATCGGAACCTTCTGCCTATTACCCTTAGCGTTAAACCACTCGCAAATTAACGTGACTTCATTCGCGGTCGGGCGGCGATCTCTTTCGGTCGACTTTGTCCGTATTCCCAGATATTTTATGCTGGCTCTTGTTTCGGCAATAACATTCAGGTCGATTGGCATTTTCCAAAGTTGCTTTGCCGCGTGAAATACACTTCTTAAATAGGTTAACTCGATCCCAATAGTTACTCCGCCTGCGCCCTTGGCCCCATCCGCCTTAAGCTCCTGTCGCATTTTGATATGCGTCAAAAGACGTTCGGCGGTGATTTTCGGAACGGTCAAATCCCCCAAATCTTTTCGAAGTCGCGCTAATACATCGAGTTTGTTGCGTCCGAATGCTTTAGTAGACTGCATCTCTTTAGAATAACGATCAATTAGTTCAGAAAGGGTAATGGCTGAAAGGGTGCGCCCGTCCTTAAAGTCCATCGTATCCATCTCATGCTCAATTTTGCGTGTCCATTCCTGCGCCATTCCTTTGGTGGGGAACGACTTGCTGATAGACTTATGTCCTTTTCGTCGAATCTGAGCGAACCAAGATATTCCACGCTTCGTAATAGTTGCCATGTGCTTGATGTAATTTTGATGCAATGAGGCATCAAAATAACACATAAATCAACAAGTTAGCACATAAATTGCATCAATAACTAACGATTAAAATCAGTATAAATATCAATGAAATCAATAAATTACAGAAAAAGGCGTATAGCTGTCGCCCCGATGATGGACTGGACCGATAGACACTGTCGCGTATTCCACCGTCAAATCACGCGTCATACCTGGCTTTATACGGAAATGGTGACAACGGGAGCGTTGTTGCACGGCGATGTGCCGCGTCATCTTGATTTCAACGACGAAGAGCATCCGGTTGCCTTGCAGTTAGGTGGAAGCGATCCGGCTGATTTGGCGAAAAGTGCCAAACTGGGTGAGCAATGGGGTTACGATGAGATCAACTTAAACTGCGGTTGCCCCTCTGAACGCGTACAAAAGGGTGCTTTTGGCGCTTGTTTGATGGCTGAAGCGGATCTTGTCGCTGACGGGGTGAAGGCAATGCGTGATGTCGTTGATATCGACGTAACGGTCAAGCACCGAATTGGGATTGATCAAATTGAGTCGTACGATTTTGTCCGTGATTTTGTAGGCACGATAGCGGAGGCGGGTTGTCAAACGTTTATTGTCCATGCGCGCAACGCTATTTTGAAGGGCTTGAGTCCGAAGGAAAATCGTGAGATTCCTCCGCTGAAATATGACTTTGCTTACCAGTTAAAACGCGATTTTCCGCATCTTGAAATTATCATCAATGGTGCAATCAAAACCACCGCTGAAATCGACCTTCACCTGGCACACGTGGATGGCGTTATGTTGGGACGCGAGGCGTATCACAATCCCTATTTGATGGCGGATTTCGACGCACGTTACTACGATGATGAAAAAGTAACTCCGAAGTCCCGTGCTGAAGTCGTGGAAACGATGATGCCTTACATTCGTCGTCAGCTTGAGTTATATGGTCGCGACGGTAGTGGCCTGCGTTTAAACAGTATTACGCGTCATATGTTGGGTTTAATGGCTGGTTTGCCGGGCGCGCGAGGATTTCGGCAAGTGTTGTCAGACTCGAAAAAGCTGGCGACGGGTGATCCTGCGCTATTGTTAGAGGCTTTGAAACGTATGCAATTAGTGGCTGCGTGACTTCAGCTATTAATTTTGCAAAAAGTTATCAATTTTGAAATTAAATGTCGTTTTTCACTTCTCAGAAAATGTTGGTATTGCTAATGAAGGTTTTGTCTATGCTTCGCAAACCGTGTTTTTAGCGTGCTATAAAGCCTGCTATAACGCACTATTTTTTCCAATTTCGAAGCGTGATTGTCAGTAAGCGCTTATTCGCTAAGCGTCCTTGACGGATAAATCTATTAAAATAGCGACCTACCATTAGGTTATATCCGTTCAATACAGGCCTATTTCAGGGCAATAACATGTCAATTGCACCAACAGAAGAAATCATTGCCGAATTGCGCGCTGGTCGCATGGTGATTTTAATCGATGAAGAAGATAGAGAAAATGAGGGCGATTTAGTTCTTGCTGCGGATTTTGTGACGCCTGAAGCTATTAATTTCATGGCGAGATACGCGCGTGGTTTAATTTGCCTGACGCTGACAGAGGAACGTTGCGCCCAACTAGACTTAGGAATGATGACCAGTCGAAACGGTACGGCTTACGGAACCAATTTCACTGTCTCAATCGAAGCCGCAGAAGGTGTGACCACCGGTATCTCCGCAGCAGATCGGGCGCGCACGATTCAGGTCGCGGTTGCAAAAAATGCCAAGGCTAGCGATATTGTTCAGCCTGGACATATTTTTCCAGTTAAGGCAAAGAAAGGCGGCGTTTTAATGCGGGCCGGCCACACTGAGGCGGGGTGCGATCTGACGCATATGGCGGGATTGACGCCAGCTTCAGTCATCTGTGAAATTCTTAAAGACGACGGTAGTATGGCGCGCTTACCAGACCTGTTGGTGTTTGCCAGTGAACATAATCTTAAGGTTGGTACAATTGCCGATCTGATTCATTACCGCAGCCATCATGAGAGTGTGATTGAACGTCTGGCTGAGCGCACCACGCATACTGCACAAGGAACGTTCAAGACAATTGCTTATCGCGACACGCCTAGCGGTGGCGCGCATTTGGCCTTGTTGCATGGTACGCCAACCCCCGATGTAGAGACGTTGGTTCGGGTCCATCAACCGGTTTCAATACTCGATTTGCTGGAAACTCAGGCGACCAATCATTCCTGGAATATGACATCGGCATTAGAAGCGATTGCATCTTCACCTTGTGGTGTTGTGGTTCTCTTGAATTGCGAACAATCGTCGGAGCAGATATTTGCGAAGTTTGCAGCGTTAGCCGATTGTGCCGATGGCAATGTTTCCTTGCCACGCCTCGATTTGCGGACTTACGGAATTGGCGCGCAGATTTTAAAAGATCTTGGAGTAGGCAAAATGAAGCTTTTAGCCAGCCCGAGAAAAATGCCATCGATGGTCGGGTTTGAGCTTGAAGTTACTGGCTACCAAAATAAGCCGAATAGCTAAAAGATGCGATGGTAAGTAATTGCATTGCTTTAAGGAATTTCGGAAATTTAGCTTTCGCTTTGTACTTTTGCTTGGTGGAGAGCGTTCGACGCAACTTATAAGCGTTCCACCTAGATTTTTGATATTAGTTGTCTTTATTTGTTGTGTTCATTTGTTAACGTATCAACGCGCAGTGCGCATAAAGGAAAAACCATGACAGTCGGAACTTACGAACCTAATCTGGATGGCGTCGGTCTGCGGATCGGTATTGTGCAGGCGCGTTTTAATGAGGATGTTTGCCACGGGTTGCTATCGGCTTGTCTAGGTGAATTGAAACATCTGGGTGTTGTGGATGAAGACGTTTTACACGTCAGCGTCCCGGGTGCATTGGAGATCCCACTGGCGTTACAAAAGTTAGCTGAAACTGCACAATTTGATGCATTGGTGGCAATCGGCGCAGTGATTCGTGGCGAGACCTATCATTTCGAACTGGTTTCAAATGAAGCAGGTGCCGGAATTAGCCGTGTTGGTCTTGAGTTTGGTATTCCTATAGCAAACGCTGTATTGACGACTGAAAATGACGAGCAAGCCGAAGTCAGGATGGCAGAAAAGGGTATCGATGCCGCGCGCGTAGCCGTCGAAATGGCTAATTTGTCGATCGCGCTGGAAGAGTTGGCGGAATCGACCAGCGATGAGGACTAAGGTCTGATATTTAATCGATAACAGATAGCTGTGACGGTCTGAGCATGAATCGGCGCAAAAAATGCGCTGCTTATATATTGCGTCAAAGAGATCGTTATTGCGTGTGCCAAAAGGCTTTTATAGAAGTAATCAATGCAAATAACCAATAAAAAAAGCAATAAAAATAAATAAGTAATAAGTTGCGCAACAGTCGTGCGTATTTAAATGGATTACCGCTAGCCGTGAGGCTGGAATATAAGTCGGAAAATTTATGACCAACAAATCTCAAGAACATCCTAAGCACGCCAACCCAAGCAAAAGCCGTACACCGCGTCATCGAGCGCGTGAGTTCGCTTTGCAGGGACTTTACCAATGGCTGCTCAATAATGAAGATGTGTATGCCATTCAGGCGAACATCCGTGAAGCGCACGGGTTCGATAAAGCCGATGCCGAGCATTTTAATTCGGTGTTGTACGGTGCGATTAAGGATGCGGCCACTTTACGTGGCGAACTAGCACCATTGATCGATCGAAAAATTAGCGAACTCTCGCCGGTAGAACACGCAGTACTGTTAATCGGTGCGTTTGAGTTACAGAATCACCTTGAGATTCCTTACAAAGTTGTGATCAACGAGGCGGTAGAGTTGACTAAGTCTTTTGGCGGTATCGACGGTCATAAATATGTCAACGGCGTTTTGGACAAATTTGCGGCTAAGGCCAGAGAAGCGGAAGTCAATGCTGGTCGCCGTTCTTAATTATTTTTCGATTAAACGATAAGCCGAATGCTTAAGTCAAGCCGACGCAGGTAGTTGATAGAGGGCATAGGCATCGTCGTTTAATGGTGCACGCTGTGATGCCTGTTAGTTGCGCTCCTTTACCTCTTTCAGTCCTTTTTAACGGATATGACGCGCAGCTGATGCTGCCGACTTCCATTCATTGGAGTAGTTCAGAATTACTCGCTATCGTAGCGCTTCGTAACCGCTTCGTAACCGCTTTGTAAGCGCATCGTATTGCGCTTCCTCCTCTAGTTAATTGCAAAGACGTTTTAATGAACCTCTCCAACCTCGCTTCAAGGCTAGATAACATAGCGCCATTTCATGTCATGGAGTTGGCAAAAATGGCGGTGGCGCTCGAACACCAGGGTCGCGACATTATTCATATGGGTATCGGTGAACCGGACTTCACGGCACCGCCAATGGTCGTTGAGGCCGCTACCGCAGCGATGCAAGCCGGCAAGATGCAATACACTTCCGCCACCGGATTGCCAGCCTTACGAGAAGCTATTTCCAAGCATTACGCCCAAGTCTATGGACTGGATATTGCGCCATCGCGCATTGTGGTGACTGCGGGCGCGTCGGCAGCATTGCTGTTGGCTTGCGCCGCATTGGTGGAAAAGGGCACCGAGGTTTTGATGCCCGATCCGTCGTATCCTTGCAATCGGCATTTTGTGGCGGCGTTTGAAGGTTCGGCAAAAATGATTCCAAGCGGTCCGGCTGAACGCTTTCAGCTCTCCGACGCGGCCGTGCAATCGCATTGGAGTGAGGCGACCCGTGGGGTATTGTTGGCTTCACCGTCTAATCCCACTGGCACTTCCATCCTCGCTTCAGAACTTGCGAAGATCGTTGCAACGGTGCGTAGTCACAATGGTTTTACCATCGTGGATGAAATCTATCAGGGCCTTACCTACGATGCTGCTCCATTTTCTGCGCTATCGTTAGGCGACGATATTATTGTAATCAATAGCTTTTCCAAATATTTCAATATGACCGGCTGGCGACTGGGCTGGCTCGTTTTGCCAGAGACACTTGTGCCGCATATTGAGAAACTGGCACAGAATTTATTTATATGCGCTTCTTCGATTGCGCAACACGCGGCCATTGCCTGCTTTGAACCAGCGTCAATTGCAATTTATGAGGCGCGTAAGGCCGAGTTTAAAGAGCGTCGCAATTATCTCGTCCCGGCATTGATCGCGCTAGGATTCAAGGTCCCTGTAACACCAGATGGCGCATTTTACGTGTATGCCGATTGCAGTGACCTGAGTGATGACGCCGACCAGTTGACAAAAGAGATTCTTAACGAGGTCGGAGTCGGAGTCGTTTCTGGTCTGGATTTTGGCCCTTTCACTGCGAGTAACTATATCCGACTGTCGTACGCAACTTCGATGGACAATTTGCGAGAAGCAGTGCGGCGCTTGGCAGTATTTTTCGGGAAATAACAGGGAAAGAACTTACGCAAAATCGCCCAGCAGTGTTGCGCTTTTCTAGCCAACTACGCGGCCTGATACTGACATGCTGTATTCTTCGCAGGCTCGGCAGGTTCGTAGTCTAGTTGGAATAATTTTGTGTAAGCCTGTTATTTGATCTGTTCTTTATGCTGCTGTACTTAAAGCAGCATCCTCTTGTAACTAAAGGAGCTTTTCATGGAATTCGTTTTTTCACCGCAGCAAGCGGTCGTGCCGGTTGAGGGCAGTGGTGAATTATTTCCGGTTCATCGGATTTATTGTGTCGGGCGTAATTATGCAGAGCACGCAAAAGAAATGGGCGATAGCGGACGCGAAGCACCATTCTTTTTTATGAAGCCGGCGGATGCGGTATTGCCTGTAGCGCAGGGAAGCGTCGGCGAGATGGCCTATCCAACGATGACTAAAGATCTGCATCATGAAATTGAATTGGTCGTCGCGCTCGCCAGCGGTGGAAAAAATATTTCTGCTGCCGAAGCGGTGAAACACATTTATGGTTACGCCGTCGGTCTGGATATGACGCGCCGTGATTTACAGGCTGAAGCTAAAAAGCTTGGTCGGCCTTGGTGTACTAGCAAAGGGTTTGATCAGTCAGCGCCGATTTCAGCCATTCGTCCGATTAGCGTTACCGGCCCGATTGAGCGTGGTCCAATCCAACTTAACGTCAATGGTCAGCTACGTCAGCAAGGCGATATCAATCAGCTAATCTGGAGCATCGCAGAAACGATAGAACAACTTTCCAACTTCTATGAACTGCATGCGGGCGATCTGATTTTTACCGGCACGCCAGCGGGAGTCGCAGCCGTTGTCAAAGGTGATCTGCTGGAAGGCAGCGTTGAGGGTGTCGGTGATTTACGTTTGCGCCTTGTATAGTTATTAAGGCATTCACGATGCCAGCTTGGCGCCAGCGGACTTAGCGCAACCTAAGTGAGCGCATTTGAAGTTTGCGCATCATCTAATCAGGTCATAAATAAGGAGACCATGCGCCTTGCGAGTGAATGGTTGAGTTGGCATCATTTTTGATAGCAAGGCAATAGACCAAACAAGTCATATTGTTCATCGTTACTTCCATCAAACCGCGCCAGATAAGCGTTTTATAATGTGCTCCGGTAGAGCGTTAAGCTGCCCGTTTGAATCATAAGCCACGATATTAGTGCTTCTTTGCGCAACGATATGCATCACCAGTTCATAGGAAAATGGATG is a genomic window of Glaciimonas sp. CA11.2 containing:
- a CDS encoding nucleotidyl transferase AbiEii/AbiGii toxin family protein yields the protein MLSVKTDRPLDPLTLTILRTVARVTKECNVDYFIVGATARDILLTHVFGMDVRRATSDVDFAIAVKDWEQFENIKTRLIQIDGFYASQRMNHRMFFRSQNTGFEEGYPFDLVPFGGVEESDNIIAWPPDMSVMMNVTGYGEVLKATEEVEVSPNQTVRVASLAGLSILKLFAWVDRGLVNSKDAQDLYQIMQNYGNAGNMDRLYGDEFSILEAAEYDPVRAGVCLLGNDIATLANGETYKKLIAILDDESQMKRLAINMVGAFQYDGDTLTKVEQLLDLFKRGMHMSEKMKS
- a CDS encoding type IV toxin-antitoxin system AbiEi family antitoxin, yielding MASINDFSYKEAEFTKAALSALESNAGLIGHILETQKIISPDYRADAVIELQAGDQQYEYIVECKSAVDRKIIVANVKAQLEKLTPKGLLIAPYLSAEMADYCRTVNLEFIDAAGNAYLNAPGLYVFIKGLKGLTSQTSIERTTNNPTTMRMIFALLCQPKLLQASYREIVEEADIALGAVGTVFSDLAKRGLLIDSGKKNDRKLLDPSRLLNEWVINYPITLRPKLNPRRFRSPDTNWWKDMQFDGLDVCWGGEVGAQRLTKYLHPATQTLYIKKSAMATELPLLIKKFRLLPDPEGPIEILEKFWRSSTENKYQDIAPPILIYADLIASLEPRNIEVAKMIKERNIDNAICKN
- a CDS encoding site-specific integrase, with amino-acid sequence MATITKRGISWFAQIRRKGHKSISKSFPTKGMAQEWTRKIEHEMDTMDFKDGRTLSAITLSELIDRYSKEMQSTKAFGRNKLDVLARLRKDLGDLTVPKITAERLLTHIKMRQELKADGAKGAGGVTIGIELTYLRSVFHAAKQLWKMPIDLNVIAETRASIKYLGIRTKSTERDRRPTANEVTLICEWFNAKGNRQKVPMPDLIHFAMATAMRAGEIINLKWCDLNEIDRTIIIRDRKHPQEKMGNDQEVPLLNDAFTIAMRQPRTGDLRIFPVTDGTISSLFPRACKAQNIIDLRFHDLRHEGVSRLFEQGYRVEQVALVSGHKDWKMLARYTQIRAKDLHRSEK
- the dusA gene encoding tRNA dihydrouridine(20/20a) synthase DusA, coding for MKSINYRKRRIAVAPMMDWTDRHCRVFHRQITRHTWLYTEMVTTGALLHGDVPRHLDFNDEEHPVALQLGGSDPADLAKSAKLGEQWGYDEINLNCGCPSERVQKGAFGACLMAEADLVADGVKAMRDVVDIDVTVKHRIGIDQIESYDFVRDFVGTIAEAGCQTFIVHARNAILKGLSPKENREIPPLKYDFAYQLKRDFPHLEIIINGAIKTTAEIDLHLAHVDGVMLGREAYHNPYLMADFDARYYDDEKVTPKSRAEVVETMMPYIRRQLELYGRDGSGLRLNSITRHMLGLMAGLPGARGFRQVLSDSKKLATGDPALLLEALKRMQLVAA
- the ribBA gene encoding bifunctional 3,4-dihydroxy-2-butanone-4-phosphate synthase/GTP cyclohydrolase II, which encodes MSIAPTEEIIAELRAGRMVILIDEEDRENEGDLVLAADFVTPEAINFMARYARGLICLTLTEERCAQLDLGMMTSRNGTAYGTNFTVSIEAAEGVTTGISAADRARTIQVAVAKNAKASDIVQPGHIFPVKAKKGGVLMRAGHTEAGCDLTHMAGLTPASVICEILKDDGSMARLPDLLVFASEHNLKVGTIADLIHYRSHHESVIERLAERTTHTAQGTFKTIAYRDTPSGGAHLALLHGTPTPDVETLVRVHQPVSILDLLETQATNHSWNMTSALEAIASSPCGVVVLLNCEQSSEQIFAKFAALADCADGNVSLPRLDLRTYGIGAQILKDLGVGKMKLLASPRKMPSMVGFELEVTGYQNKPNS
- the ribH gene encoding 6,7-dimethyl-8-ribityllumazine synthase — translated: MTVGTYEPNLDGVGLRIGIVQARFNEDVCHGLLSACLGELKHLGVVDEDVLHVSVPGALEIPLALQKLAETAQFDALVAIGAVIRGETYHFELVSNEAGAGISRVGLEFGIPIANAVLTTENDEQAEVRMAEKGIDAARVAVEMANLSIALEELAESTSDED
- the nusB gene encoding transcription antitermination factor NusB; this encodes MTNKSQEHPKHANPSKSRTPRHRAREFALQGLYQWLLNNEDVYAIQANIREAHGFDKADAEHFNSVLYGAIKDAATLRGELAPLIDRKISELSPVEHAVLLIGAFELQNHLEIPYKVVINEAVELTKSFGGIDGHKYVNGVLDKFAAKAREAEVNAGRRS
- a CDS encoding pyridoxal phosphate-dependent aminotransferase; this translates as MNLSNLASRLDNIAPFHVMELAKMAVALEHQGRDIIHMGIGEPDFTAPPMVVEAATAAMQAGKMQYTSATGLPALREAISKHYAQVYGLDIAPSRIVVTAGASAALLLACAALVEKGTEVLMPDPSYPCNRHFVAAFEGSAKMIPSGPAERFQLSDAAVQSHWSEATRGVLLASPSNPTGTSILASELAKIVATVRSHNGFTIVDEIYQGLTYDAAPFSALSLGDDIIVINSFSKYFNMTGWRLGWLVLPETLVPHIEKLAQNLFICASSIAQHAAIACFEPASIAIYEARKAEFKERRNYLVPALIALGFKVPVTPDGAFYVYADCSDLSDDADQLTKEILNEVGVGVVSGLDFGPFTASNYIRLSYATSMDNLREAVRRLAVFFGK
- a CDS encoding fumarylacetoacetate hydrolase family protein, which encodes MEFVFSPQQAVVPVEGSGELFPVHRIYCVGRNYAEHAKEMGDSGREAPFFFMKPADAVLPVAQGSVGEMAYPTMTKDLHHEIELVVALASGGKNISAAEAVKHIYGYAVGLDMTRRDLQAEAKKLGRPWCTSKGFDQSAPISAIRPISVTGPIERGPIQLNVNGQLRQQGDINQLIWSIAETIEQLSNFYELHAGDLIFTGTPAGVAAVVKGDLLEGSVEGVGDLRLRLV